The Anopheles merus strain MAF chromosome 2L, AmerM5.1, whole genome shotgun sequence genome has a segment encoding these proteins:
- the LOC121594661 gene encoding uncharacterized protein LOC121594661, whose translation MASEIDEQLRLEDTLKTLEQLHADPSTRSKLSSLAGKNPFRTELDSGGETRLKDRQLIRKIFGNRCECGAERAPLAATTLHHGKHSASMHLEHGIRNQPTFKHKHRTDRKTIVRDSMLRNIGRCVHQNLRKVMANEGNASAVQAGAALKPSLSETNLTKCFANEASDDLLDFRLLIAQCNELSPAVAGSELQAPNYTHNSFRALRSTELTWQQLSRTTASARHNRKRQLKKSNSTSSLDSDGSGSAEAHFKGSRTRCGTSQGSVTPPDGGDGGLGMASLLPALPSGSATVPGVPNGSPLAGGSSGSSNGAAPSASSSAAASCSQQARLNAMPCDVTIDEMASYFETLVYIPKKMSTMAEMMYI comes from the coding sequence ATGGCTTCCGAAATCGATGAGCAGCTTCGGCTGGAAGATACGCTCAAAACGCTCGAGCAGCTGCACGCCGACCCCTCGACCCGCAGCAAACTGTCATCCCTCGCCGGCAAAAACCCGTTCCGCACCGAGCTGGACAGTGGCGGCGAAACGCGCCTGAAGGATCGCCAGCTGATAAGGAAAATATTCGGCAACCGGTGCGAGTGTGGTGCGGAGCGGGCGCCCCTCGCCGCGACCACGCTGCACCACGGCAAGCACAGCGCCTCGATGCACCTAGAGCACGGTATCCGGAATCAGCCCACCTTCAAGCACAAGCACCGCACCGATCGGAAAACGATCGTGCGCGATTCCATGCTGCGCAACATCGGTCGCTGTGTGCACCAGAACCTGCGCAAGGTCATGGCAAACGAGGGCAACGCGAGCGCGGTGCAGGCCGGTGCAGCGCTGAAACCGTCCCTGTCGGAGACGAATCTTACCAAATGCTTCGCCAACGAGGCCAGTGACGATTTGCTCGATTTTAGGTTACTGATTGCGCAGTGTAACGAGCTGTCGCCGGCGGTCGCGGGCTCCGAACTACAGGCACCGAACTACACGCACAACAGCTTCCGGGCACTGCGCTCGACCGAGCTGACCTGGCAGCAGCTCAGCCGAACGACGGCCAGCGCGCGGCACAACCGAAAGCGGCAGCTGAAAAAGTCCAACAGTACCTCATCGCTCGACAGTGACGGCAGCGGCAGTGCGGAGGCACACTTCAAGGGCAGCCGTACCCGGTGCGGCACGTCGCAGGGCAGCGTGACACCGcccgatggtggtgatggtgggctCGGCATGGCGTCACTGTTACCGGCCCTACCGAGCGGTAGTGCGACGGTCCCGGGCGTACCCAATGGTTCACCGCTGGCCGGTGGTAGCAGCGGCAGTAGTAACGGTGCTGCACCATCTGCTTCCTCGTCGGCTGCAGCGTCCTGTTCGCAGCAGGCCCGCCTTAACGCCATGCCGTGTGATGTGACGATCGACGAGATGGCGAGCTACTTCGAGACGCTCGTTTACATCCCGAAAAAGATGTCGACGATGGCGGAGATGATGTACATTTAG
- the LOC121592778 gene encoding cadherin EGF LAG seven-pass G-type receptor 3 yields the protein MAVHSCTRMMHPRVKLLSLLVLVLLQQCARAQIINRTPHFIPGSGDMARFSLLENTPVGSVVYQLRGVDPEGSKLRFSISGPVFSVDRDSGVVRLRQSLDREQQDTVEVIISLTDEGVLGTEPNTVSLRREIPIRDYNDNPPVFVGRPYSATISEATKPGSNVTVTPDIVATDQDEGANAELTFSCYQDPAKGADDICDVFTVHTEKIAQGKFGAWIELRRPLDFETRPSYILTIQARDGSPTNSLRAVASVAITILDVQDQPPIFINAPYSATIPENTIEGTRVLTINATDGDTGSPNPLMLMLENEPMGHFKLNYIGHPRSGVAELITTGKPLDREDPIITQNGGAYTFSIRATELINNELPGDSTTSQITIVLTDVDDHVPEFSQPAYEVSIPENLEQDTPLPGLAIVVTDRDLGPNSHYTLALRNLHNSEGVFAVVPTQGEGRTPIVVKVLDSSRLDYDVPSEEAKTFRFQLVASVDGEEKSTANVTVRLQDANDNSPTFPQASYSLQVRENSPQGFKIADLSATDHDAGMFGQLAYAVKGFGAEFFRTHPTEGGLYVERQLDYEEQKSYSLALVARDGGGRETNANVFIDVMDENDNHPAFEALEYTRTIREGATEFEPQFFVRAVDVDGPTQGGGRVSYAIESENSISGHVFTVDRDSGEIKITRPVSSMDTDRGQYELLVVATDHGVPPLKNDTRVLVRVGLSGNQRPIFRGHATAGNRDIPGPPTYRASIPENAPAGYNVTQVSATDPDGLDELLRYKIVGASDNFVINDLTGLITVTRDARLDRDTNPESYAIVVNAIDAGFPIPETATTTVHVKIQDINDKPPKFTQQSYTAYVSERSAIDSEVLRVTAKDTDLSARIEYTLVEPITAVTKGGIPLLTTSSYDYRQAFRIDRDDGTIFVNSTLNYNYAAVITLTVRATDTAAELFPEQQFDQTEVTLYVQSFKDTNPLFRNKGWSTVRPKIEVKVKEEAPVGGVVFRIEADDPVADVPITDFELMMPDVDGIFGLNERTGEIMLLQRLDYETYNKTTIDFVVKAITSNRKRHSLAYVNVTVENVNDNAPVFERDSYRVTVLESDRYPHVVTTVRATDQDVVRTEKDTLLGYNVIRYSLFGSHSNLFTIDNQTGEIRIAPGQVLDREKQSVLKLIVVAEDAPGRPQDAKKATTEVMVDVLDVNDNAPIFGQRSYTAVIPENVLVDTFVIAITAHDPDEGLGGEVRYDILNEGEANGLLQINPKTGEIKTKAMLTGKGRAEPYELVIRAQDSGGQLPKQSSLYNDVSFTLYIGDISANDGIPFFIAPQVGQTANVTENATVGAPVFQVIASDPDSPATPSGTLRYRIQSDIEDAKSFNINAKTGLITTTRSLDREIKSAYNIIIEVSDMGEPPQASTVVLRINVLDIDDHEPRFVREVEAQPYELEVLEEQPAGTIVGNVSALDEDVGPNGAINYMIIDGNELGLFNVTRTEDNQAIIRTKKPLDRETLESVRLTIRCFKHNTVPDPLMHESYNRHDKSQLQLLIRVLDIDDHAPRFERENQTIGIRHNVPIDTTIANGRAFDEDPTARPIVYSIQSINFVPQFYRRDNRTEEYGDVFSLNPDTAEIRTTRSMSNFVDGYFQLMVRAANSDEAERISETQMKIFVIRDKSLLRFVFSRPPTEVSGVLDRFTVEMQERLANANLELSVFDAQVLSQPDHSLDFSSTSSCFQLTRHGSALTPVEMMRIMDDAEMKETLAEVYHRYSVHKIDSCAVSKKPPATALIASSGTWLVILAGLIGFAAFASTMTACCLAKRYKNQVRSTINSQRIVGSDIYGSATPVLYTEPIYGAL from the exons GTGTTGACCCCGAGGGCAGTAAGCTGCGATTCAGTATCTCCGGACCGGTGTTTAGCGTCGATCGCGACAGTGGCGTGGTGCGGTTGCGCCAATCGCTCGACCGCGAACAGCAGGACACGGTGGAAGTCATCATCAGCCTTAccg ATGAGGGAGTTCTAGGCACGGAACCAAACACCGTCTCGCTGCGGCGGGAGATCCCGATCCGCGACTACAACGACAACCCGCCCGTCTTTGTCGGCCGCCCGTACAGTGCGACGATCAGTGAAGCGACAAAACCGGGCAGCAATGTGACGGTGACGCCCGATATCGTTGCCACCGATCAGGACGAAGGGGCGAACGCGGAGCTAACGTTCAGCTGCTATCAGGACCCGGCCAAGGGTGCGGACGATATCTGCGATGTGTTCACCGTACACACGGAAAAGATCGCGCAGGGGAAGTTCGGAGCGTGGATAGAGCTGCGACGGCCACTCGATTTTGAAACACGACCCTCCTACATCCTCACCATTCAGGCGCGGGATGGTTCACCAACCAACTCGCTCCGAGCGGTTGCGTCCGTCGCGATCACCATCCTGGACGTGCAGGATCAGCCGCCGATCTTTATCAACGCTCCATACTCGGCCACCATACCGGAGAACACGATCGAGGGTACGCGCGTGCTGACAATCAACGCGACCGACGGTGACACCGGCAGCCCGAACCCGCTCATGCTGATGCTGGAGAACGAACCGATGGGACACTTCAAGCTTAACTACATCGGTCATCCACGGTCCGGTGTGGCTGAGCTGATCACCACCGGCAAGCCGCTCGATCGTGAAGATCCCATCATCACGCAGAACGGTGGCGCTTACACGTTCTCCATCCGGGCGACGGAGCTGATCAACAACGAGCTGCCCGGTGACTCCACTACCTCGCAGATTACGATCGTGCTGACCGATGTGGATGATCATGTGCCCGAGTTTAGCCAGCCGGCGTACGAGGTATCAATCCCAGAAAATCTCGAGCAAGATACACCCCTGCCCGGACTGGCGATCGTTGTGACGGATCGGGATCTCGGTCCCAACAGCCACTACACGCTCGCGCTGCGTAACTTGCACAACTCGGAAGGAGTGTTTGCGGTTGTGCCAACGCAGGGCGAAGGTCGCACACCGATCGTGGTGAAGGTGCTGGATTCATCCCGCCTGGACTACGATGTGCCGAGCGAGGAGGCGAAAACGTTCCGCTTCCAGCTGGTCGCATCGGTCGATGGGGAGGAAAAATCGACCGCCAACGTGACGGTGCGGCTGCAGGACGCAAACGACAACTCGCCCACCTTCCCGCAAGCGAGCTACTCGCTGCAGGTGCGCGAAAACTCACCCCAGGGCTTTAAGATTGCGGACCTGAGTGCGACCGATCACGATGCAGGCATGTTCGGTCAGCTGGCGTACGCGGTGAAGGGCTTCGGGGCGGAGTTTTTCCGCACGCACCCAACCGAGGGAGGGCTTTACGTGGAGCGGCAGTTGGATTATGAGGAGCAGAAGAGCTATAGTTTGGCGCTGGTTGCCCGCGACGGTGGTGGGCGCGAGACGAACGCGAACGTTTTTATCGACGTGATGGATGAGAACGATAACCATCCAGCGTTTGAGGCGCTCGAGTATACGCGCACGATCCGCGAAGGTGCGACGGAATTTGAGCCTCAGTTTTTCGTGCGCGCAGTCGATGTGGATGGACCTACGCAGGGTGGTGGACGCGTGTCGTATGCGATCGAATCGGAGAACAGCATCTCGGGACACGTGTTTACGGTCGATCGGGATAGTGGAGAGATTAAGATCACACGACCGGTCAGTTCGATGGATACGGATCGTGGGCAGTACGAGCTGTTGGTCGTTGCTACCGATCACGGTGTGCCTCCACTGAAGAATGATACGCGTGTGCTGGTGCGTGTAGGACTTTCCGGCAATCAGCGCCCGATCTTCCGCGGGCATGCAACGGCAGGGAATCGGGACATCCCTGGACCACCTACGTACCGTGCGTCCATTCCGGAGAATGCTCCGGCAGGGTACAACGTTACCCAGGTCAGTGCTACCGATCCGGATGGGCTGGATGAGCTGTTACGATACAAGATCGTCGGTGCCAGCGATAACTTCGTAATCAACGATCT CACGGGCCTGATAACGGTTACTCGCGATGCTCGGCTAGACCGAGACACTAACCCGGAAAGTTACGCGATCGTAGTGAACGCGATCGATGCCGGCTTTCCCATTCCCGAGACTGCCACCACGACGGTGCACGTCAAGATCCAAGACATCAACGACAAGCCGCCCAAATTCACCCAACAGTCCTACACTGCGTACGTGTCCGAGCGTAGCGCGATCGATTCGGAGGTCCTGCGTGTCACCGCGAAGGATACGGATTTAAGTGCCAGAATTGAGTACACCCTAGTAGAACCGATCACGGCCGTCACCAAGGGTGGCATCCCGCTGCTGACGACCTCATCCTACGACTACCGGCAAGCCTTCCGCATCGATCGGGACGACGGGACGATCTTTGTTAACAGCACGCTCAACTACAACTACGCCGCAGTCATCACGCTTACTGTGCGGGCCACCGATACGGCGGCAGAGTTGTTCCCCGAACAGCAGTTCGATCAAACGGAGGTAACGCTGTACGTGCAATCGTTCAAGGACACGAACCCACTGTTCAGGAACAAAGGCTGGTCCACGGTGCGGCCCAAGATCGAGGTGAAGGTAAAGGAGGAAGCCCCGGTTGGAGGTGTGGTGTTCCGGATCGAGGCAGACGATCCCGTCGCCGACGTACCGATCACGGACTTTGAGCTCATGATGCCGGACGTTGATGGGATTTTCGGGCTGAACGAGCGTACGGGAGAAATTATGCTTCTCCAGCGGCTGGATTacgaaacgtacaacaaaacaacgatCGATTTTGTGGTGAAAGCCATCACCAGCAACCGGAAGCGTCACTCGCTCGCGTACGTTAACGTGACGGTAGAGAACGTGAACGATAATGCACCGGTGTTTGAGCGGGATTCGTACCGCGTCACCGTTCTCGAGTCCGACCGGTATCCGCACGTGGTAACTACGGTTAGGGCGACCGATCAGGATGTGGTGCGCACGGAGAAGGACACACTGCTCGGCTATAACGTTATCCGGTACAGTTTGTTCGGGTCTCATTCGAACCTCTTCACGATCGACAATCAGACGGGCGAGATACGCATTGCACCCGGTCAGGTGCTGGATCGCGAGAAGCAATCGGTACTGAAGCTGATCGTGGTAGCGGAAGATGCACCAGGCCGGCCACAGGATGCCAAGAAAGCAACCACCGAGGTAATGGTGGACGTGCTAGACGTAAACGACAATGCACCAATCTTTGGACAGCGATCGTACACGGCCGTAATTCCAGAAAACGTGCTGGTGGATACGTTCGTCATTGCTATTACGGCGCACGACCCGGACGAGGGACTTGGTGGAGAGGTCCGATACGATATCTTGAACGAAGGTGAAGCGAATG GCCTGCTGCAAATCAACCCCAAAACGGGAGAAATCAAAACGAAAGCAATGCTAACGGGTAAGGGACGAGCGGAACCGTACGAGCTGGTCATCCGTGCCCAGGACAGTGGCGGTCAGCTTCCCAAGCAAAGCTCGCTGTACAACGACGTATCCTTTACGCTGTACATTGGAGATATTAGTGCGAACGATGGCATTCCCTTCTTCATTGCACCGCAGGTCGGACAAACGGCCAACGTTACTGAG AATGCAACGGTTGGTGCACCGGTCTTCCAGGTCATCGCAAGTGATCCGGACAGTCCGGCCACACCGAGCGGCACGCTACGCTATCGCATCCAATCCGACATCGAGGACGCAAAATCGTTCAACATCAACGCCAAGACGGGCCTGATCACTACGACCCGGTCGTTGGATCGGGAAATCAAATCGGCgtacaacatcatcatcgagGTGAGCGACATGGGAGAACCGCCGCAAGCCTCCACCGTGGTGCTGCGCATTAACGTGCTCGACATCGATGATCACGAGCCACGGTTTGTGCGCGAAGTTGAAGCGCAACCGTACGAGCTGGAGGTGCTGGAGGAACAGCCCGCCGGTACGATCGTAGGTAACGTGTCCGCACTGGACGAAGATGTGGGGCCGAATGGTGCGATCAACTACATGATCATAGACGGCAACGAGCTGGGCCTGTTCAACGTTACCCGCACGGAAGATAACCAAGCGATCATACGCACCAAGAAACCACTCGATCGGGAAACGCTGGAATCGGTCCGGCTAACGATCCGCTGCTTCAAGCACAACACCGTACCGGATCCGCTTATGCACGAGAGTTACAATCGGCACGATAAATCGCAACTGCAGCTACTGATCCGGGTGCTAGACATTGACGATCATGCTCCGCGGTTTGAGCGGGAAAACCAAACAATCGGTATCCGGCACAACGTCCCGATCGATACAACGATCGCAAACGGACGTGCGTTCGACGAGGACCCAACGGCCCGGCCGATCGTGTACTCGATACAGAGCATCAACTTTGTGCCCCAGTTCTACCGGCGGGACAATCGGACGGAAGAGTACGGGGACGTGTTTAGCCTGAACCCGGACACGGCGGAGATACGCACGACGCGCAGTATGTCCAACTTTGTCGACGGCTACTTCCAGCTGATGGTCCGGGCGGCCAACTCCGACGAGGCGGAGCGCATCAGCGAAACGCAGATGAAGATATTCGTCATACGCGACAAATCGTTGCTGCGGTTTGTGTTCTCGCGCCCCCCGACGGAGGTGAGCGGCGTGCTGGATCGGTTCACGGTCGAGATGCAGGAGCGGCTCGCGAACGCTAACCTCGAGCTGTCCGTGTTCGATGCGCAGGTGCTAAGCCAGCCGGACCACAGTCTGGACTTCAGCTCGACCAGTTCCTGCTTCCAGCTGACGCGGCACGGTTCTGCGCTTACGCCGGTCGAGATGATGCGCATTATGGATGATGCCGAGATGAAGGAAACGCTTGCGGAGGTGTACCACCGGTACTCGGTGCACAAGATCGATTCGTGTGCGGTGAGCAAGAAACCGCCGGCCACCGCACTGATCGCGTCGTCCGGTACCTGGTTAGTCATCCTGGCGGGATTGATAGGATTTGCCGCCTTTGCCTCCACCATGACGGCTTGCTGCCTGGCGAAACG GTACAAAAACCAGGTGCGATCAACGATCAACTCGCAGCGCATCGTTGGTTCGGACATCTACGGCAGTGCGACACCGGTACTTTACACCGAACCCATCTACGGTGCACTGTAG